CGTGCAAGAACTCGAACACGACCGGTCGGTCGTCGCCGTGGTGCTCACCGGCGCGGGAGACCGAGCCTTCATGGCTGGTGCGGACATTAAGGAATTCACCGGATTCATCGCGGACAAGAAGGCGGGCTCGGCAGCGGAGGCGTTCGACGAAACGATGCAACGCCTCCATCACTTGAGCAAGCCAACGGTCGCGGCGCTGAACGGCTGGACCCTGGGCGGTGGATGTGAGCTTGCTCTGGCCTGTGATTTTCGCATCGCGGAGGAGCAGATTATGCTCGGATTCCCGGAAGTCAAGCTGGGGCTCTTTCCCGGCGCCGGGGGAACGCAGCGGCTGCCGCGGCTGATTGGCGAGTCTCGGGCCAAGCAGCTGATTCTCACGGGCGAGCCCATCCCGGCCGCGGAAGCGGAGCGGATTGGCCTCGTCAACCGCGTGGTACCCAAAGGTCAGGCGCTGGCGGAAGCCAAACAGTTTGCAGCCATCTTCCGGGAGCGCAGCCAGGTGTCGATTGGACTCGCCAAACGCGCCATTGACGAGGGGCTGGACGTGACCTTGGACGAAGGTTTGAAGATGGAAGCGCGTCTGTTCGGCGAAGTGTTTGAGGCCGAGGACGTCGCGGAAGGCGTACAGGCGTTTCTGGAGAAGCGGGCGCCCAAGTTTCAGCATCGATAAACAGATGGGCGAGCGATTGCTGAATGCGTGAGCGAGCGGAGACGGGGAGGTTCAGCCCCGTCTCTTTTGTGTACGGGGCATGGACGGGGGTGGGGTCTGACCGCCAAGCCAGGTGCCGTCCGCGGTCCGCATGGGTCCATACGCCTCGGGGCGAGCCAATCCTGCCCGCTGTGCCGCGTCAGGGTGAAGCAGGCCGACCAGCTGCTCCAGTCCGTCCAGTAATCGCGGTGACGGGCGGCAGAACAACCCTTCTGACAAAATGAACAATTGTGCGGTTTGAAACGCGGGGGTCTGCTGCCAGGCACCGCGTCTTGTTTTGATTTTCGCGAGCGGCACTTTGTGCTGCGGGATGCCCGTCCAGACGGCGAGGAACACGTCCGGGTTCGCGGCACAAACCCGCTCTCCCGTTTCGTCGCGCACCTGCGGACCGGGTTGGTCTTCGAAGATGTTTCGAGCGCCAGCCAGCGCGCTGACTTCCGTGAGCCAGTTGTCGCGGCCAGGGGAAAAGACAGGCTGCGGCCACCACTCCCAGTACAGGCCGGGTCGGTGTGCAACCGACGCGGTCGCTTTGGCGACGCGGTCGAGCCGCCGCTCAAAGTCGTCCACGAACTGTGGGATGCGGAGGGTTTGCCGCAGGGAGGTTGGCAAGGCTTGCGCAATCGTGTTGGCGTCCGCAACAATGTCCTCGATTCGCGCCGGCGAGAGCGTCACCTGTGCGAGTCCGGCGTCTTCCACCGCCTGGACGACGCGTTCCATGCCTGGCACCGTCAGCGAGGAGACCACCAAGTCTGGCTGCAGCGCCGCCAACTGCGCAATGTCAATCGAAAGGTCCGGACCCAGCTTCGGCAGGGGCCCGACGACGTCGGGTGGAAAGTCTGAGTAACTGTCCGTTGCAATGATCGCGTCGGCCAGCCCCAGAGCGCACAAGAGTTCCGTGTTGCTCGGGCACAGGGACGCAATGCGAAACGACGACTGCATAAGCGGCTCTATCCTTCCACAGAAGATTTACGGTAAGATGGTAACCATAGAAAGTTTCTGAACGATATATCACCTGGTCACGACTGCATTTTAATGTATGGGAGTGCTGTCGGTGGGCAATCATGCGGGTGCAATTCTGACATTTTGGTTTATGGTCTCCCTCTTGGCGCTGATCAGCAGCTTTGGGGTCGGTACAGCGCTGAACATGTTGTTCCGCCGGTGGTGGCTGTCCCTGGTGCTGTACCTCGCCTTCACGGTGTATCTGCTCATCGCCGCGGCGCGGCACATGGTGGTCGCAGAGTGGGTCGTCTACGTGGTGGGCTGGCTGGGCGTTGTGTTGTCTGTGGTCGTCGTCCGCTCGCTCAAGCGAAACGGGTATCCATTGTTCACGAACGGACCGCGGTAACCCGGTGTCGTGCGCTGTCATTCAAGCCGCATCCATCGCCAAGGGGTCGTTGCGCACGTGATGTGCGACGCAGGGACCCCTTTTGACGCGCTTTGCGCAGGATTGGAACGGGTTTCTGGTCGGCCGCGGTCACGAAGAGGCGCGCAGGAGCGCCGTCATTTGATCGGCAAACGCAGCAGACAGCCGGGCGTACAACGAAACCCGGGACTGTTCGATCACGCCTGCAGGGGATACCAGGTACAGGAGAGTGGTTACAATCTTGTATGGGCGTCCGCAGGCTTGTGCTCTTTCTTGGTCAAAACCGCCATGCAGGCGAAACTCGTCTTCCGGGCATTCCATCAGGCCCAGAATATTATCCAGCGCAATCCGGTATGTGCGCTGGCTTCGCTGCAGGATAAATTCTTCGGTGGTCAACTGATAGCGGATTCCCGCGCGGATTTCGCTGCGCTTGAGCTCTCCTCGCAGGACCTGTACCTTATGAAAGTGAGTCAGAAGCGATCACCCTTTCCGCCACATTATACCGGCTGGTGAAAAAGGGGTAAAGCGATCGCGGCGCCGCACTGCAGCTGGCGTCCTCGGGCGCGGCCGGCGTGGACGGCAGACTTTTGCGGATTGGAGATGAGATATTGAATCGTTGGCTGTGGCCCCTCACCGGTGTGTTTGTCCTGGCGAGTGCCTACGCAAAGTGGCAGCATCTTCCTGAACTCGTGTTGTTTCTCTTGTCCTGTGCCGCCATCATTCCACTCGCGGGGCTGATGGGCCGCTCAACGGAATCCATCGCGGCGCGCGTCGGACCCAGAATTGGCGGTCTGCTGTCCGCGACGTTCGGAAATGCAGTAGAATTAATTATCGGCATCTTCGCCTTAAAAAGCGGCTACATCACGTTGGTGAAGGCGTCCATCACCGGGTCCATCCTCGGCAACCTGCTGTTTGTGCTGGGCCTCAGCTTCTTTGTCGGCGGCATCCGGCATCCGGTGCAGCGCTTTAACACCAGTGCCGCGCGCAGTAATGCGGGCATGCTGCTGCTGGGGGTCGGGGTTGCGTACATCGTACCCGCCATTTTCGCCGGCAGCGCACCCGGGCAAAGTCTGGCGCTGTCCGGCACAACCGCTGTGATTCTCTTCTTGGTCTATGGCGCAGGGCTGTTTTTCAGCCTCTTCACCCACGCGGACTTGTTCCAGTACATCACCACAGAAGAGGCGAAGGAAGGCCATTGGCGCTTCCGTTCCGCTGTGATTGTGTTATGTGTTGCGACGGTGCTGGTGGGCGTGGAAAGTGACTGGCTGGTCGACGGCGTGCGCGCGGTCGGACAGAATTTAGGGTGGAGTGAAATGTTCATTGGTGTCATCGTCGTGGCGGTCATCGGCAATGCCGCTGAGCACGCGTCTGCGGTGTGGATGGCCTGGAAGGACCGGATGGACCTCTCCCTCGAGATTGCCGTGGGCAGTTCGCTGCAAGTCGCCATGTTTGTCGCGCCAGTGCTGTTCTTCGCCAGCTGCCTGATGGGGCATGCGATGCCCTTGTTGTTCAGCTGGCCCGAACTCGCCAGCATGGGGGCGGCCGTGCTGCTCGTCATTATCTTGATGATCGACGGCGAATCCAATTGGCTGGAAGGGGCGATGGCGGTTGGCGCATACATCGTGATGGCCGTTGGCTTTTATACGCTGCGCGGATAGCGGCGCCTGGGGAAGCGGGAACGTGGACGCAAGCGTCCTGACAATACACCAGCAGGTGAGAGGTGACATCCATGCGGATCTTTCGGGAAATCGCCAAGCACTTTGGGATCGGCCTGGTCACGATTCTGCCGTTTGCGCTCGTGATCTGGGTGTTGGTCACCATTTTCCAGTTGGTGGACGGACTGTTTGGGCCCTGGGTGGACCACTGGTTCGGCACGGACGTGCCGGGCGTCGGCTTTGTCCTCGTGCTGATTGGGACGACGCTGGTCGGCGCGCTCACCAAGTTTTATGTCAGTCACCAAGTCCTGCAGCTGATGGATGGCATGTTCCGGCGGATCCCGTTTGTGAAATCGTTGTACGTGACCTTCAAGGAGCTTGTCCAAAGTCTGCTGGGTGGAAAAAAGCGCGGGTTTCGACGCGCGGTGCTGGTGAACTGGCCGGATGAGCGTGCGCAGGTCGTGGGTCTTGTCACAAACGAGGAACTGCCTTCGCACATGGATCCAACCGGAGAGCGCGTCGCGGTCTATTTGCCCAACACGTTTCAGTTCGCCGGGATCACGGTGCTGGTCGAGCGCTCGCGCATCTCGCCGTGCGACTTAACGGTGGAAGAGGCCTTCAAGTTTGCCATTTCGGGCGGCTTAACCAACGTTCATGGGGAAAGCGGCGGCGAAGTCCCGGAAAAACAGCCGGCGGCAGGGTCACATCCGGATGCGGTCACTGCTTCGTTGTCTGAGCCGGCGGAGGTCCCTTCGAACGACCCGGTGGACGACTTCTGCACGACCGATGCGTCCGTTTGAGCACTGGACGATCGGGTGTGATCACAAATGCGGCAGCCCGCCGCCCCACCGGTCAGGGTGCGGCGTCGGCAGGCTGGTATGCGTACCCTCTCTCCTGAAGCGCGCGGAAGATTGACGCGATGTGTGCCTTGTCCCGGGTCTCCAGGTTAATTTGGACCCTCGTTTGGCCAAATGCGATTCCGACGCCAAGCCGGTCGTGCTGGATGGTGACGACGTTGGCGCCGAGGTCGGCGAGCACGTCCAGGAGTCCGCGCAGCGCCCCAGGCTGGTCCGGCAGCGTGAGCGTCAACTGCAGATACCGTCCCGCCTCCGCCAGGCCGTGTTCGATGATTTTCGAGAGAACGGTGACATCCACGTTCCCGCCGGATAACAGCACAACCACCTGGCCAAGGTCCGCCGGGACCTTCCGGTAAATGACCGCCGCGAGGGCTGCAGCGGCGGCGCCCTCCGCCACCAGCTTACTGCGCTCCATCAGGAACACCATGGAGCGGGCAATCTCCTCTTCTTCCACGGTGATGACATCGTCCACATACTGCTGTGCAAGGGCAAAGGTTAGTGTGCCGGGACGGCGCACGGCGATGCCGTCGGCGATGGTGGACGCCGAAGCCACCGTTGTGACCTCGCCTGCGTCGAGCGATGCGCGGAAGCCAGCGGCCGCCGCGGCCTGCACCCCGATGACCCGAATCTCCGGACGCAAGGTTTTCAGCGCCAGCGCCATGCCGGCCGCCAATCCGCCCCCACCCATGGGGACAATCACAGTGTTTGCAGTCGGAAGCTGCTCCAGGATTTCGACGCCGAGCGTCCCCTGACCCGCGATGATTTGCGGATCGTCAAAGGCGTGCACATAGGTATACCCGTGCGCTTGCTGCAGGGACACGGCATGGGCGTAGGCGTCGTCGTACGTGGCACCCTGGAGTACGACTTGCGCCCCATAGCGCTGCGTGGCCGCGATTTTGGCGAGACTGGCGTGTTCGGGCATGACGATGGTACAGGTGGTACCAAGGGCTCGCGCCGCATAGGCGACGCCTTGGGCGTGGTTGCCGGCGGATGCCGCGATGACGCCGTGCCGGCGTTCCTCGTCAGAGAGCGCCGCGAGTTTGTTATAGGCGCCGCGAATTTTGAACGACCCCGTTTTCTGGAGGTTTTCAAGTTTCAGGTACACTTCGTTTCCCGACAGGTCGGAATAGGTCTTTGAAAAATCAAGCGGGGTGGTCTGAATCACACCCTGCAGGCGTTTGCGTGCTTCCAAAATGTCGTCAAACGCTGGGATGGCGGGAGGATGGGCTGGCATGGGCAATCCCTCTTTCCGAGGTGGTCTCTCGCCCCTTTCAGGGCCGCAAAGTGTGTTACAATCAAGCTATATTGTAGCAGACAAACAGGTCGGGGAGAGCAGGAGGGCATTATGCTGAGCATTGCAGAACGCGTTCGGCGCGGGCTTGACCAAATTCAGCCGTATGTTCCGGGCATTACGGATGATGAAATCCGCAAGATGTATGGTCTGCGCCGCATCGTCAAGCTGAATTCGAATGAGAACGCACTCGGTCCGTCGCCGAAGGCACTGGAAGCGATTCGCGCGGAGCTGGAGACGCTGCACTTGTACCCGGACGGCGGGAGCGGCCGCCTGCGTGAGGCCGTGGCGGCGTTTCATCAGGTGTCGGCCGACCACGTCATCGCGGGGAACGGGTCTGACAACCTGATCAAACTTTTGTCAGAGACGTTTCTGCAGCCGGGTGATGAGGTCGTCGTTCCGTTCCCGTCGTTTTCGCAGTATAACTTTGGGGCGCAGGTGATGCAGGCAGACATCGTGAGTGTGCCGCTTCGGCCTGACTTCACCTACGACGTGGAGGCGCTTGCAGGTGCAGTCACGGCGCGAACCAAGCTGGTGTACGCCTGCTCGCCGAACAATCCGACGGGCACGATTCTGAAGGCCGATGAGGCCAAGTGGCTGCTCGACCACCTGCCTGAGCACGTCATGCTGCTGTTGGACTTGGCCTACAATGACTACACCGAGCGGCCCGATCGCGTTCGGGAGACCGCGGACCTGCTGCAGGACCCGCGGGTTGTGTGCCTGCACACCTTCTCGAAACTGTACGGTTTGGCGGGGCTGCGCATCGGCTACGCGCTCGCGCACCCGGACGTCTGGAACTATGTCCATCGGCTGCGTGAACCCTTCAATGTCAACCGGCTCGCGCAGCGCGCGGCTGCGGCTGCGCTGCAGGACGAAGCGCACCGCCAGGCGTCCGTGAAACACGCGGCCGCATGCCGGGCGTTCTACCTGGAACGTACCGCCGAGATCGGCCTGGAAGCGATTGCGCCGGAGGGCAACTTTATTCTCGTGAAGACCGGGGACGGCCGCAAGACCGTGCAGGAGCTGATGAAGCTGGGGGTCATGGTGCGCGCCGGGTTCGCGGGGCTGGATGAATACGTCCGCATCACCTACGGTCTGGAAGAAGACAATGAGGCGTGCATCGAGGCGCTTGCGCAGGTCAAGGGCGCATTGTGATGGATGTGTAAAGGGATGTGTAAAGCGCGGGTCAGGCCGCGCACCTGCACGGGAAGAGGAAAAAAGGGGCTGCTGCACCGTGCGTTGCACGGAGGCACAGCCCCTTCCGAGTTGAACAGGCCTTGAACGGAAGCCGCCTCGTGTTTGCGGCGTGTGGACGGTCAGGGACGGTCGGCAGGGTCCGTGTCGGACGGCAGGACGGGTGTTACGCCGTCCGTTTCGCCCTCGGACGCACCGCCGCCCGTCGCGCCATCGCCGTTGCGGCGTTTGCGGTCGCGCACAAACAGGTAAATGGTGATGATCACGCCGGCCACCACCACTGGTGCCGAGGTCCACTGCGCCGCATCCCAGTTGAGCGCAAACCGCGGGGAGTCGCCGCGCAGCATCTCCAGACAGAAGCGGACCGCGTTATAGGCCACGACGTAGTACATGAACAGGAATCCGCTAGGCCAGCGGCGCTGCTTGAGAATCAGCAGCAACCCGAAGAGGATGACATCCGCCTGGCCTTCCCAGACCTCCGCGGGCCACAGGGGCTGATTGCCGAACGTCGCGTGCGCCAGGGTCCCTGGCGGGTACAGCAGTCCGAAATCCTGGTGCGTGGGGTCGCCAAAGGCGTCTCCGTTCATGAGGTTGGCGTCGCGGCCGATACTCTGCGCGAGCAGCAGACCCGGGGCGGTGATGTCAGCAAACGACCAAAAGTTGATGCCGTGCCGCCAGAGGTAGTAGATGCTCACGACGAGTGCGCCGGCGATGCCGCCCTGAATGGAGAGGCCGCCGTGCCAAATCATCGGGATCTGCCCTGGGTTCTTGGAATAATAGGGCCAGTCAAAAAAGAACACCTGCCAGAACCGGGAGCCGACCAGCCCGCCAATCAAGAGCCACGGCGCCATGTTCCAGAGGTGCGGTATGTATGCACGCTTCCCATCCGCTTTGGCAAAATACAGGGTTACGCCCAGGCCAATCAGAAATGCGGCGGCAAAAATGGTACTATAGGCCCGCACGGGAAAATTTCCAATCCAAAACCAATATTGATGCACTGAATCACCCGCCTCCTTGGCATCCTGTCCAAACACGGCACAGGCCGCCTTGGACAATCCGAAAGTACGCCGCCTATTATAACATGCTTGCCACTGGGCGTGCTTTCCATCGTCAAGCGTCGTGAACAGGGAGGGTTGGTATGGACTGGCTGCGCAGGATTCGACAATCGATCGATCACGGCGGAAAGCCGGAGGACCCGCAGCGTGTGGCAGACGCGCTGCTGCGCGATTTGGCCGACCAGTTGTCTGCGGCCGAGGCCGCGCTGGCGAACCAACTGGCCACAGTCGCCGACTTGCGCGAGCGGGCGCGGCAAGCCAATGAGCTTGCGGCAAAGCGCAAGGTGCAGGCGGTGGCTGCGATGAATGAGGGGCAGGAGGACTTGGCGCGCAAAGCGCTGGCGGAGCGGCTGGCGTGCGAGCAACGGGCGCGCGAGGCCGAGCGGCTGGCCGACGAGGCAGAGGACGTCAGCCGCCAGTTGCACAGTCATATCGAGGCCCTGCGCCTGGAGCAGCTCAAACTGCAAGCCGAACGTGACGGACTGGTCGCGCGCGGCGGGGTTGCGGTGCTGGACCGGAAGCTCGCCGATGTGAAGAGCGGACTGGATGCACGGGCGCGCAGTTTCGAGGCCCTGGCAGACCGGACGGCCCGCCTCGAAGCCGAAGCGGCCGCACACCGGGAAGTGGCGGAACGCGCGTGGACGGCGGCGCAAACGCCGTCCGCACCGCCAGATGCGGGAGAGGCGCCGCGATGGAGCCGGGGCACGACGCCAACGCAGGCACCCAGCGCCGAACCAGGCACGCCGGGTCACCCGGCCAGCGGCCAGGACCTGGACGCGCAGCTGGAAGCGCTGCGCAGGCAGCTCGGCAAAGAGACGGACGCGTAGGGGGCCTGACGGCAGCGGTCCGCTGTAGCTGAACAGGGTTCGTTCTCTGTTAGTTCTGTCCTTCCTCGGTCCCTCGCGGGGCATTGTGCGACGGCTCGTGGAGGGGAATGGTGCGGTTCGAGTCGACAGGGTTCTGGTCACGATGCGCGGAGACAGACCGCTGCCCGGGACGCCACGGTGTCGATTTTCCGAGCGGCGGGCTGGTTGCGGCACCGACCGGGCCTTCCGGAAACTCTTCCAGCATCAGGTCGTGTTGCTGCTTGATGACGGTGGACAGCTCCGGTGATTGACCGTCTTCATTGCCAATCGGGCCCGGGTCGTACGAGCCGGAATTGCTGCTGGCGATGGGAAAAGGACTTGGCGGCTGCCGCGAATCCTTGTTGCTGCGAATCTCTGTTGGTTTTGGCATTTGCAATCACCTCATGGTTTATCGTTTCATTAGAGCAGGAAAAGTATCCGACGCGATGCGCTGCGCTGCATGCGTCTGAACCGGCCGCTGGCTGGAACCGCATGTCTTGGTGGACATCGCGAGTCACGACAATGGCTAGAAAGGACTCTGACCACGATGCAGCAACGTGACGAACACATCGAAGAGCGCCCTGTACGCGTGCGATTCGCACCCAGTCCGACGGGGGCGCTCCATATTGGCGGCGCACGGACCGCCTATTTCAACTGGCTGTTTGCGAGACAGCGGGGGGGTGTCTTTGTCCTCCGCATTGATGACACGGACCGCTCCCGGTCGACGGAAGCTTCGTATCAACAAATTTTGGAGAGTTTTCGCTGGCTTGGGCTAGATTGGGATGAAGGGCCGGACATTGGCGGACCGTACGGGCCGTACCGGCAATCCATGCGGCAGTCCATCTACGAAGAAGCGCTGGAACGGCTGAAGAAAACAGGCCAGGTCTATCCATGCTTCTGCACGCCGGAGGAATTGGCCGCCGAGCGCGAAGCGGCACAGAAGGCAGGCAAGGCGCCCCGGTATTCCGGACGGTGCCGGCACTTGTCAGAGGCGGACCGCGCAGCACGCATTGCGAGCGGCGCGCCGCATACCTACCGGCTTCACGGACCTGAAACTGGCGAGGTTGTGGTCCACGACCTGATTCGCGGCGATGTCTCGTTTGCGGCCGAGGAAGTCGACGACTTTATTATTTGGAAGGCCGACGGCACGCCGACGTACCACTTTGCGAGCTGTGTGGACGACGGTTTGATGCAGATCTCGCACATCATTCGCGCAGAGGAGCACTTGTCGAACACCCCACGTCACATCGTGTTGTTCGAGGCGCTTGGCTTCGACATCCCCGTGTTCGCGCACGTGCCCATGATCCTCGCGCCCGACCGGAGCAAGTTGAGCAAGCGCCACGGCGCCACCAGTGTCGAGGAGTACCGCCAGGCGGGCATCTTGCCGGAGGCCCTCATCAACTATTTGTTGCTGCTCGGGTTCTCTCCCGGAGACGACGAGGAAGTGCTCAGCCGGGAGGAAGCGATCGATCGGTTCGTGCTCGAACGCGTATCGAAGCATGCCGCCGTGTACGACGTCAAGAAGCTGGAGTGGCTCAACGCGCATTATTTGCACGAGATGTCCCCGGACAAGCTGCTGGCGCTGGTGTGGGATGCATTGGCCGAGCGCGGGTGGGTGCAGCCAGAGGAGGGACGGGAGCGCTTAGCGTGGGTCCGTACAGCACTGCAGGCGGCACAGAGCCGGGCGCGAAATGTCCGCGATGTGTCAGATGGCCTGTCCTTTTACTTTCGCCCGCCCGTGACCTACGACGCCAAGGGGGTCAAGAAACACTTTGCCTCGGTGGCGGTCGCGGACCGGCTGGAACGCGCGGCCGACGCGCTCGAGGCCGTCAAGCCCTTCCTGCTGGCGCGGGTAGAGGAAACATATCGTGATTTGGCCGCGGCATGGAACATCAAGAGCGGGGAATTGATTCACCCGACGCGGCTGGCGATTTCCGGGGTCACGGTAGGACCGGGGCTGTTCGACATCATGGCAATTCTTGGCCGGGAGGAGTGCCAGGCGCGGATGCGCAGGGCGGCACAGGCGATTCGTGCGGGTGCGGTGCCCATCACGCCCGCAGAAGGCGCAAACGCCAACGGTTGACGCTCCTTGCGGGGCGGCTCGACCCGTGTGACGCGATTGGATTCTGCGATCTCTCTGCAAGATCGTAGAAAGTCTGTTGACAAGACCTTTGCCCGCCTGTATAATCGTCAATTGTCGGCGGGCAATGCCGGATGGTGTAATGGTAGCACGACTGACTCTGGATCAGTTAGTCTAGGTTCGAGTCCTAGTCCGGCAGCCACGGCCCTATCGTCTAATGGTTAGGACGCCGCCCTCTCACGGCGGTAATCGGGGTTCGAATCCCCGTAGGGTCACCACAGGAACTTTGGGAGGGTCCGGTCCGGATACGCCCAGAGGGACCTTGGGTCATTAGCTCAATTGGTAGAGCATCCGACTCTTAATCGGCAGGTTGAAGGTTCGAGTCCTTCATGACCCACCATGAAGCTTCATCAGACAGCGGCTTTGGTCTGAAAATGAAATCAGCTCCTGAACGGGAACAATTGCGGCGGCGTCAAAAACCCGCCGCTTTTTGTATGTGGAGAAGAGGTTTGCATCGGCTGGTTTCTCTACTATCATGGGAGAAGAGCAATGAAGCGCGAACACCTGGAGGGACGGTAGTGGGAAAGCGAGTGGACGAGCGGGAAAGACGATGGCGCACCGTAGAGGCGGCCGTCGCGGCATATGGTCCGGGACTTTACACCGCACTGTCCCAGCTGCCGAACGCGTCTGCCGCGGTGGATGAGGTGTGGGTGGACGTTTTTACTGAAGTCTTTCGCCGCGCACGACGCTACGCGCGGGCGAAAAGTCCGCAGCGGTACTTGGTTGCTTTGGCGGGCGAACGCTGTCAGGCACACGGCATTCAACTGCCGGACGTCGACTGGGGCACCACCGGCATTGCCGTGTCGGACCTGCAGCGGCTGTTTGAACCACCCGCCGCGGCGTTGAGTGGGCCGGACGAGGCCGAGGCAAACCCGCAGAAGCCCGGCGGTGGCCACACCGAAGCTGCCGGCGTGCCGGTCATCCCGCCGGACGTCTGGGTGAGATTGCACAAGCGCCTGCTGGCGGTGGATGTGCTGCTGGATGCACAGGCGCGCCGCCGAGGACCCGCGTGGACGCAATTTGCTGTCGCACTCACC
Above is a genomic segment from Alicyclobacillus cycloheptanicus containing:
- the cax gene encoding calcium/proton exchanger, which produces MNRWLWPLTGVFVLASAYAKWQHLPELVLFLLSCAAIIPLAGLMGRSTESIAARVGPRIGGLLSATFGNAVELIIGIFALKSGYITLVKASITGSILGNLLFVLGLSFFVGGIRHPVQRFNTSAARSNAGMLLLGVGVAYIVPAIFAGSAPGQSLALSGTTAVILFLVYGAGLFFSLFTHADLFQYITTEEAKEGHWRFRSAVIVLCVATVLVGVESDWLVDGVRAVGQNLGWSEMFIGVIVVAVIGNAAEHASAVWMAWKDRMDLSLEIAVGSSLQVAMFVAPVLFFASCLMGHAMPLLFSWPELASMGAAVLLVIILMIDGESNWLEGAMAVGAYIVMAVGFYTLRG
- a CDS encoding enoyl-CoA hydratase/isomerase family protein; this translates as MTMGEVRIEREQEIAVLTLDNPPMNVLSLDMSRQILEAVQELEHDRSVVAVVLTGAGDRAFMAGADIKEFTGFIADKKAGSAAEAFDETMQRLHHLSKPTVAALNGWTLGGGCELALACDFRIAEEQIMLGFPEVKLGLFPGAGGTQRLPRLIGESRAKQLILTGEPIPAAEAERIGLVNRVVPKGQALAEAKQFAAIFRERSQVSIGLAKRAIDEGLDVTLDEGLKMEARLFGEVFEAEDVAEGVQAFLEKRAPKFQHR
- the lgt gene encoding prolipoprotein diacylglyceryl transferase — encoded protein: MHQYWFWIGNFPVRAYSTIFAAAFLIGLGVTLYFAKADGKRAYIPHLWNMAPWLLIGGLVGSRFWQVFFFDWPYYSKNPGQIPMIWHGGLSIQGGIAGALVVSIYYLWRHGINFWSFADITAPGLLLAQSIGRDANLMNGDAFGDPTHQDFGLLYPPGTLAHATFGNQPLWPAEVWEGQADVILFGLLLILKQRRWPSGFLFMYYVVAYNAVRFCLEMLRGDSPRFALNWDAAQWTSAPVVVAGVIITIYLFVRDRKRRNGDGATGGGASEGETDGVTPVLPSDTDPADRP
- the hisC gene encoding histidinol-phosphate transaminase — encoded protein: MLSIAERVRRGLDQIQPYVPGITDDEIRKMYGLRRIVKLNSNENALGPSPKALEAIRAELETLHLYPDGGSGRLREAVAAFHQVSADHVIAGNGSDNLIKLLSETFLQPGDEVVVPFPSFSQYNFGAQVMQADIVSVPLRPDFTYDVEALAGAVTARTKLVYACSPNNPTGTILKADEAKWLLDHLPEHVMLLLDLAYNDYTERPDRVRETADLLQDPRVVCLHTFSKLYGLAGLRIGYALAHPDVWNYVHRLREPFNVNRLAQRAAAAALQDEAHRQASVKHAAACRAFYLERTAEIGLEAIAPEGNFILVKTGDGRKTVQELMKLGVMVRAGFAGLDEYVRITYGLEEDNEACIEALAQVKGAL
- a CDS encoding DUF502 domain-containing protein, whose product is MRIFREIAKHFGIGLVTILPFALVIWVLVTIFQLVDGLFGPWVDHWFGTDVPGVGFVLVLIGTTLVGALTKFYVSHQVLQLMDGMFRRIPFVKSLYVTFKELVQSLLGGKKRGFRRAVLVNWPDERAQVVGLVTNEELPSHMDPTGERVAVYLPNTFQFAGITVLVERSRISPCDLTVEEAFKFAISGGLTNVHGESGGEVPEKQPAAGSHPDAVTASLSEPAEVPSNDPVDDFCTTDASV
- the ilvA gene encoding threonine ammonia-lyase, giving the protein MPAHPPAIPAFDDILEARKRLQGVIQTTPLDFSKTYSDLSGNEVYLKLENLQKTGSFKIRGAYNKLAALSDEERRHGVIAASAGNHAQGVAYAARALGTTCTIVMPEHASLAKIAATQRYGAQVVLQGATYDDAYAHAVSLQQAHGYTYVHAFDDPQIIAGQGTLGVEILEQLPTANTVIVPMGGGGLAAGMALALKTLRPEIRVIGVQAAAAAGFRASLDAGEVTTVASASTIADGIAVRRPGTLTFALAQQYVDDVITVEEEEIARSMVFLMERSKLVAEGAAAAALAAVIYRKVPADLGQVVVLLSGGNVDVTVLSKIIEHGLAEAGRYLQLTLTLPDQPGALRGLLDVLADLGANVVTIQHDRLGVGIAFGQTRVQINLETRDKAHIASIFRALQERGYAYQPADAAP
- a CDS encoding ABC transporter substrate-binding protein, with amino-acid sequence MQSSFRIASLCPSNTELLCALGLADAIIATDSYSDFPPDVVGPLPKLGPDLSIDIAQLAALQPDLVVSSLTVPGMERVVQAVEDAGLAQVTLSPARIEDIVADANTIAQALPTSLRQTLRIPQFVDDFERRLDRVAKATASVAHRPGLYWEWWPQPVFSPGRDNWLTEVSALAGARNIFEDQPGPQVRDETGERVCAANPDVFLAVWTGIPQHKVPLAKIKTRRGAWQQTPAFQTAQLFILSEGLFCRPSPRLLDGLEQLVGLLHPDAAQRAGLARPEAYGPMRTADGTWLGGQTPPPSMPRTQKRRG
- the gltX gene encoding glutamate--tRNA ligase, giving the protein MQQRDEHIEERPVRVRFAPSPTGALHIGGARTAYFNWLFARQRGGVFVLRIDDTDRSRSTEASYQQILESFRWLGLDWDEGPDIGGPYGPYRQSMRQSIYEEALERLKKTGQVYPCFCTPEELAAEREAAQKAGKAPRYSGRCRHLSEADRAARIASGAPHTYRLHGPETGEVVVHDLIRGDVSFAAEEVDDFIIWKADGTPTYHFASCVDDGLMQISHIIRAEEHLSNTPRHIVLFEALGFDIPVFAHVPMILAPDRSKLSKRHGATSVEEYRQAGILPEALINYLLLLGFSPGDDEEVLSREEAIDRFVLERVSKHAAVYDVKKLEWLNAHYLHEMSPDKLLALVWDALAERGWVQPEEGRERLAWVRTALQAAQSRARNVRDVSDGLSFYFRPPVTYDAKGVKKHFASVAVADRLERAADALEAVKPFLLARVEETYRDLAAAWNIKSGELIHPTRLAISGVTVGPGLFDIMAILGREECQARMRRAAQAIRAGAVPITPAEGANANG
- a CDS encoding PspA/IM30 family protein, whose translation is MDWLRRIRQSIDHGGKPEDPQRVADALLRDLADQLSAAEAALANQLATVADLRERARQANELAAKRKVQAVAAMNEGQEDLARKALAERLACEQRAREAERLADEAEDVSRQLHSHIEALRLEQLKLQAERDGLVARGGVAVLDRKLADVKSGLDARARSFEALADRTARLEAEAAAHREVAERAWTAAQTPSAPPDAGEAPRWSRGTTPTQAPSAEPGTPGHPASGQDLDAQLEALRRQLGKETDA